In the genome of Oncorhynchus nerka isolate Pitt River linkage group LG4, Oner_Uvic_2.0, whole genome shotgun sequence, the window TACACAATCACTCACCACCATGTTCTGTGTGCCCGTCTGCTGTCCAGCCTGTGCCTCAGGCTCTGCTCTCCGTGTGTGGATGACATAGTGCTGGATGTGGTCCTCAGTGACTGGGTTATGCTCCAGGATGACGTGGAGTCTCATGGTCAATATACTAGTCAGCCAGTTGACCAGGCTGGGGTTGACCTCTGCTGACATCCTCCTCTGTGGACATAGAGAGAAAACATAGCTCTATACCATCCACACCAAACAGGACTCAACCCACAACCTAAACTACCAGATACAATGGGATTCATTGACTAATTTAGCAACTAGCTTGTACAGTAAGAAGAAGAAAAGTACTCGCTACtgaaagttgctctggataagagcgtctgctaaattactatgTAAATGTAGTGAAACCCGAGAATATGTGGAACGGCTATGGTCCTGAGGACCGGTGGGGGAAACACTAAAGTCCATCAAATAATAGAGTATACTAACGATGTGGTGATTGAGGACTTGGGTGAGAGCTCCCTGTTCCCCGCGGAGACAGTAAAGGTTGAGAGCCAGACACTCAAACAGACCCTGGGTGCAGCGCAGCAGCAGGCGGTGGCCAAACGTGTGgtctgcagagaggtagagacaaacATAACAGATGTAGTCATGTTGCTGTTCGGTACTAGAGGAGGATTGTCAGTATTCCGGTGAACCAGTTTGGTAACAATGCGTAGGACCTAGTATAGCAAAGCTGTATTTTACCTAAGGGGTTTGAGTGTTTTACCTGTGCAGCGTAGGATATGCGTGGCCATGCAGGTGAACTGCTGTCTAAGGAAAGCCATGTTGGTTTGAATgatgtccactccctctctcaccgtCACTGTggcctgagagggagagagaccggggTACAGTATTATTACAGCATTATCAACATATTGTGACAAATTGAGAGTGAGTGAGTCTTACAAAGCTCTCTGTTATGTACTCCTCCAGGCCATTGACGAGGTCCTCAGATGCTGCCTGCAAAGACCAGGTAGTTTGTTTCTAAACATCAAGCAGATTGATCAAATAAAGAACAGACCCTTTGAGGTGAAATGGCACAAATGTTGGTCTTAATTAAAGTTCACTGCTAATGCAGAGAAGACTGTGGCAACTTCATGCCATGATTCTCATTAAAACAGCAGCTGGCAGTAGAGCAGAGTTACTCACGTTGATATTGGCATCAGTAGGCTCTGGACCCTGCAGGTAGTGCTGGCTGAAGAAGTCCGTGAGCTGGGACTGGATCCGGCTGATTGGCTGGGCGTTACCGTGGAGTAACAACACCATGTCCACCATGGAGAAACTGTGACCCACCAGAGACAACAGGTCCCCGAAGAACCCTGCAGGTCAAAGAACAAGTTCAGAAAAAACTTATTTCCCCTTTCCCCAAATAGGCCATCACATCACAGGTGACAAGGCACACCATCAGGTCAGGTGTAGATTGATAAAtgtttagctttcttacatgtaTATTCTAGTCATTTGGCAGCCTCTTGACCAGAGACACTTACAATAAAAGTATTCAACTTAAGTAGGTAAGACGACCACATATCCCAGTCATTAGAAGTAAAAACCATGGAAATAGCCACAATCGTTTCTGTGCACGAGTGAAAGACCAGTACAACAGTTAAGTGTTAAGGTTTTTCCTTTCGTCAGTGACTCACCGACTGCGTCCCCAGATCCAGGTGTGAAGAGGTTGGTGGTCTGAGACAGTCTCTGGATGAACTGAGCGATGCTCTCCCCGTTCCCCTGCGGAGCCCCCATCATGGTGGAGAGGACCCCCTGGACAATACCTGTAAACAGCTCCGGGCTCAGGGAGGGGTCCCCTACACACCCAGGGGCCACCTGAGGGGGAGCAGGGGTGCCTTGGTCAGGGGGAGGCTCCTGGCCGGGTGAGGTTGTGGGTCGGGAGAACACGGGTTGGTTAGCCTAGAAATGGGAGAGGAACTGCTGGGTAACACTGCAGTCATCTAGTTGTCTGGAGTTTACTTACACCTAATAATTAGCTAATTACAACTACTTCAACTTCTGCTAATTGACTATTCAACTTCCACTAATTATGACTACTTTAACTTCATTACAGCGTAATTACCTAAGAGTTACTTTTCAGTCAAAAGGATTATTAGAGTTCTCAAGAAGGTACCAATAATTTAATCTCACCTGGGTGAATTCTGACATGCCATGGAAGAACCCTGGGACTCCAGGTACGGTCACAGTGATTTGTGGGTTAGCTCCAGAACCAGGGGCTCCTGGCCCGCCTGCGCCACCCAGAAGGGAGCCCAGGAGCTGGGTTAGGTTGGCCTCGGCAACCCCCTCCGATGGCTGGCCCACAGAGGTGGTGGTCTGGCCAGAGGTGGTCTCCccagagggcaggggagggactGGGTTGGAGGAGGTGGATAAAGAGGAGCTGGTGGATGTCTGGTCACCTGGAAGACAGACTTGTGATTCACTGTTCATTTTCACAAAACAGAAATGTGTATTTTCCAACATGGCAAATCTGTAGAAAGAATCTGCATATACCATAGAAAATCATAGTGATGTCACTAAACACTACAAAATAAAACCCATCATTCACCCAATACAATAATCAACCAATCACTCACCCTGGTGTCCAGGCATCTGTTGTCCAGGCATCAGGAGCTGTCCAACCAGACCACTGATCTGACATACGGGAGAGTGAGCCAGAGGTGTGCCCTGGAAGAAGAGATCAATTGAATGAGCGTGTAAGAGCAGGGCTGCACACCCAGACCAAAGTCATTCTACAGACTTCTCCATGTCTTCATCTTCTTGCCTCACCTGTAGGTTGTGTTGTCCGCCAGTAGAGGGTACTGAAGCCCCGAGGTTGATGTTGGTGACCACAGGCTGGGGGAtgtggggggagaaggaggggtgtGTAACCACAACCCTGGCCCCAGGGGGCAGATGGCTGTGAGGGGCAGAGGGTTCAGAGCTGGAGGTGGTCCCGGGGACACCTGCTCCTGGTTGCCCGGGGTGACCGGTCTGCTGAGAGATCTGGTGGATGATGACCTGCATGAACTCTGGAGGAAGGTCTGGGATGTGGACCGGAGTGGCACCTTCAGATTGAGAGCACAGAAATAAATACTTGATTAAACAGTCAGCAACATCCCAGGGACTGGTGGTTCAGAGACTGTGGTATAGGAGTCATTTAAGGCTGTCTGGTGTATATACTACCATAGTGAATATAATGTAGGGGTCAAGAGCACTCACCAGACTGTCCAGTACCAATAGGGATCTGTTGTCCTTGGACCTGAGGGCTGCTGCCAGAATCTAATGGAGAGCCAACCAGGGAGAAAACATTAGCTTACAACTCTGAATATACATACTGGGTATGCAAGCTTTTGCGCCGTTCCAGGCTTGCGCTAACACAACTAAGGTTTCCTATAGGAGATCAACAATGACTACTGTCTCTCTCAGTTTGAATACCTAATGTATTGATAATTTGGTACGTATGAGAAACAGTTAGGGCATGACAACTCACCAAGCGCAAGAGAAAATAAAAATGTCCCCTCTCACCATCCAGGTTCATCTGCATCATTATCACAGGCTGCATGGTCTGGTGGGTGATTCTGATCACATGCGGAGCCCCCTGGCCCTGACCTGGCTGCTGATTGGCTGAGTTGGGCTGTGGAGGGAGGGCCTGGCTCTCTGGTGGGCCAGGGGCCTGAGAAGGTTGGGCTAGGCCCTCAGCTGCCTGCCTCCCATTGGATGTCATAGTGGTCCCCAGGTTTCTCTGAAGACAAGTCAATAATGTAAATTTGCAACGGCCTTAAATTTGCACCGGACCAACAGCTAAATGCTGGTAAAAAGTACAACGTTTAGTTAGTATTAGGCCCCGATACTGAAATACAAAAACTGCTGAGAGTATAAGTGGAAGAAACGCCACAGTGACCTACCGGGACGTGGTggggcataccaccctgcagcagGACGGGGGAGCCGTAGTGGGACATGGGCCGAACCACGTGGAGGTGACGGGGGGAAGGAGTGGCCATGTTACAACACAGGTCGCTAAGGGTAACCAGGGTGTTGCCAAGGAGACTGAGAGCCTCCCCGACCAGGTTGAGAACATGCTGGTCCTCCTCGCTCTCCTGGGTCTGACGAAAAAAGTGTGGTAATTGATTCACATCTGTTTAGGGCTCCATTTTCCTCATGCAAAACACTGACTGACCTATTCAAAAATACTCACTATACTCTGTGGTGCAGTTTATGATGCAACTTTTCTTCTGATCGACACCATTAAAGTTAACCGCCTAAGGTCGATGTCTGCACCCACGctgaaatctaattagcataatacaaacATCCCCATAAAAATGTGTCAGTATAAACTAGAGATCAGATTGgcattggatgcatctcaatccaTCCGCCAGTGTTGCACTTCCTCATCTGCAGTGAAAGAGCTAGAGTGGTGTTCGTCAGACCATAAGATTTCACAAAAATGAGTCTTCTCACAACATCACCTGTAGCATCCGAACGGTTTGGACTACAAACTCTATGGAAAGGCGACACTCTCCGTTTTGCTCTCCAGCAAACAAGCTTCTTGGGACTCGTCGGAAGTCAGTACAGccaatctgccaacttctgtctgtagcatccaaacagtttggcctacacactaatatgaaatgtcagctgttatgctctaggatgcccacaggCCTCATCTGAAGGTCCCCCGGTACCAGTTGAAAATAATGAATGGACGTATTTATGCAGACTTATTTTTGGCACTAAGCAGAAAACAAAGCAAACAGTGTCCTGATCTTGCTCATCTCTCAGATATGTACACacatacattgtaatattgttgtatggtggtattatacaatacaaaatgtagaTATGCCTTAATGCATTttgaccacaggaagagtagctgctgtcttggcagcagctaatggggaaccctaataaatacaaatgacaGGCACCAGAAAAAAACTTCCtttcaaaattaaacaatatgaTCCTTGCTACGACCTTAATTCCATATAGCTCTGTAGCCCCCCCCACGGCTTAGACTCTTGAGGATGAAAATGTAACTGGAGTATAAGGTTgaagtaaaaaaaagaaaaaaaagtgagGTTGCAATAGCTAGTTGCTGGAAAATGGAATTGTAGTGTTTACGTTGATGTAGTCCGCTGAAGCTCCCAGGATGGAGTTAGTTCTCTCTATGAAGGGACCCAGCCTCTCCTGCAACCTCCTCACCTCTGACAAAACCACCACCAGCTCCGCTGAgctggggtgggagagagacagctgtGTTTTCAGGAGGCACAGAGGAGAGCATTTTGATTGTACTTTAACTGGATTTTCCTTTTGAGCACTTACTTGGGCCCGGAGTGGGGTGGTCCCTCTGTCTGGGTGGAAGGGGGAGGTGGTGGAGCAAGAGGGGAGGTGTCCATAGGCTGTGCTGCTCCTTTAGTGGCAGCTGAGGAGGAAGATGTGGACTGAGATGTCTCCGGCTCGGCTCGAGATGGCACATCACTGGGCTGACCCTGCAAACATACATGTCTAAAAAGGTCAACTCACTGAAAATAGATGTGTAGCATATCATAATAATAGCATAACATAGTCTGCGAGTTGTAAGTACCTCCAGTCTGTTGAGCAGAGATTGGGTTTCTCTTAGGAAGTTCTCAGCCAACTGCAGCCTCATCCTGGGCTCGCTCTGCACTGATTGGTCAATGttgatatgcatatctattgaGCCATTGCGCTAGAAACAAGACAAATCATGAACATACCTTAATAGTAATATTAGTAATCTATAGGACAATAAAAACGGTAAAAAAGACTTTGTCCAGTGCTGGTGCTGACTCTGGTATTCCTTCCTGCTTCTCCCACTCCTGCCATCATCTGCTGCACTTGCATCTGCCAAGGAATTCACTTATTAGTACTACTACACTTGATACATTCAAATCATCTAGACACTCAACTATTTCTAGAAATACATCAGGTACCCTTTAAAACTTTTGGATTCAAGACATTTTAGGTGCTTAATATTAGATTTATTCAAACAAATAAAGAGGatctaaaattgtatttgtcaaatgcttTATTAACAGGTATAGACTGAGAAATGCTACCAGGTCTTTCTCAACAATGCAGTGTAAAAATAAACAAAAGATAGAAAAATagcaaggaataaatacacaatgactaAGAATAACTTAgcaatatacactgggtaccagtaccaagtcgataAGCAGGGGTACAAGGAATCTGAGTTagatacagtggcttgtgaaagtattaacccccttggcattttttcctattttgttgcccaacatggaattaaaatagatttttggggggattcgtatcatttgatttacacaacatgcctaccactttgaagatgcaaattaTTTgtgaaacaaaaaacaaaacaaaaacttgagcgtgcctaactattcacccccccaaaagtcaatactttgtagagccaactTTTGCAGCATTTACAGCTGCAAGTGTCATGGagcatgtctctataagcttggcacatctagccactgggatttttgcccattcaaggcaaaactgctccagctctttcaagttggatgggttctgctggtgtacagcaatatttaagtcagaccacagattctcaattggattgaggtctgggctttgactaggccattccaagacatttaaatgtttccccttaaaccactcgagtgttgctttagcagtatgcttagggtcattgtccttctggaaggtgaacctccgtccccgTCTCAAATATCTGGGTTGAccaaaacaggtttccctcaagaatttccctgtatttggtgccattcatcattccttcaattctgaccagtttcccagtccctgccgatggaaaacatcaccacagcatgatgctgccaccaccatgcttaactgtggggatggtgttgtgTTTGCACTATAAATAACATTTTCCTTGGTGGCCAAAAAgcaacattttagtctcatctgagtactttcttccatatgtttgggggagTCTCCCACACGACTATTGGCaaacactcttctgtaaagcccagctctgtggagtatgGCTTAGTGGTCCTACGGACAAATACTCCaatcagggttatctttggtctcttttgcCTGTcttattaatgccctccttgcctggtccatgatttttggtgggcggccctcttgacaggtttgttgtggtgccatattatttcaattttttaataatggatttaatggtgcactgtgggatatttttttatattccaaccctgatctgtacttctccacaactttgtccctgacctgtttagagagctccatgccacttgcttggtggtgacccttgcttagtggtgttgcagactctggggcctttcagaacagacaCACAGATCACGTGACAGATGGCACACTGGTGGACttcaactaattatgtgacttctgaaggtaattggttgcaccagatcttgttTAGGGGCTTcagagcaaagggggtgaatacatatgcacacaccactttcaGGGTTTTTTTTGTATAATTTTTTATAAACGAGTTCCTTTTTCCATTTCACCAATTGAAACTATTTTGTGCATGTCCATTACATTGAattaaaatccatttaaattagattgtaatgcaacaaaataggaaaaatgccaaggggtatgaatacttttgcaaggcactgtatgtgatgtacatataggtagggataaagtgactaagcaacaggatagatacaatatcagcagtgtatgtgattaGTTAAAAGTaattgcaaaaagggtcaatgcagttagtgaaatagttaaccaatagctacccggactaaatacttagcagtcttatggcaacAAGCTTTTCAGGGTCCTATTAATAAACACTATGAAACAGCTGCACAGTGCACACCAACACACAACCTTGTCTCACCTGAATCTGCTGGGAGTCCATGATGTTGATGGGCAGGTTGAAGGTTCCCAGCATGACGTAGCTGTTCCCGTTGCGGTCCTGGGGGCCTccctgggaggaggaggtggcacctccctctgttcctcctgaTGACACTCTTCCTCGCCCGCCAGCAGATTGGGAGGTCTGAGGAGGAGCACGCTCCACTAGGTGGATCACCTTATCAGCTACATCTGAAAAGGAAGAGTGAAGGGAGTGAGAAGGAGCAGATGAGTGCAGGAAAGaatgagagtggagagaggagaacagcaGGTCAGAGGATACTAGAACAAGGTGCTCTCACTTACACCACCAATATACCATTAATCATTTTAAAGGCAACGTTTGTGAGACTCAGTGCAGAGACCATGTAtgtagtaaactcagcaaaaaaagaaccttccctttttcaggacccagtCTTTCAAAAATCATTTGTAaatatccaaataacttcacagatcttcatagTAAAGGGTTTAAAACACTGTttccccatgcttgttcaatgaaccataaacaattcatgaatatgcacctgtggaacggtcgttaagacactaacagcttagacggtaggcaattaaggttacagttatgaaaacttaggacactaaagaggcctttctactgactctgaaaaacaactaaagaaagatgcccagggtccctgctcatctgcgtgaatgtgccttaggcatgctgcaaggaggcatgaggactgcagatgtggccgggGCAATACATTTCAATGTCTGTACTGAGAgtcgcctaagacagcgctacagggagactggacggacagctgatcgtcctcgcagtggcagaccacgtgtaacacctgcacaggattggtacatccgaacatcacacctgcgggacaggtacaggacagcaacaacaactgcctgagttacactaggaacgcacaatccctccatcagtgctcactgtccacaataggctgagaggctggactgcgggcttgtaggcctgttgtaaggcaggtcctcaccacctatgggcacaaacccaccgtcgctggacaagacaggactggcaaaaagtgctcttcactgatgagtcacggttGTGTCTCACCAGGGGTAATGGTCAGATTCGTGTTTctcgtcaaaggaatgagtgttacactgaggcctgtactctggagcgggatcgatttggaggtggagggtccgtcatggtctggggcggtgtgtcacagcatcatcggactgagcttgttgtcattgcaggcaatctcaacactgtgttacagggaagacatcatcctccctcctgtggtacccttcctgcaggctcacccTGACAGGAATGTTCTGTGCGTgctttcctgcaagacaggaatgtcagtgttctgccatggccagtgaagagcccggatctcaatcccattgagcacgtctgggacctgttgaatcggagggtgagggctagagccATTACCCCCCAGAAATATCcagaaacttgcaggtgccttggcggGAGAGTGGGGTAGCatatcacagcaagaactggcaaatttggtgtagtccatgaggagatgcactgcagtacttaatgcagctggtggccacaccagatactgacataATTTTGAGCCCCCCTTTGTTTAGGGACACATTGTTTATTTTCTGTTAGTCACGTCTGTTGAAAtggttcagtttgtctcagttgttgatacaaattaatacaaaaatatttacacgttaagttaaCTGAAAttaaaacgcagttgacagtgagaggacacttATTTTTTTACTGAGTTTACATTTACTTACAGTCTCCATTGAATAGAATAGTTGCTGGCTTTTTTACTCACTGTAGTCATTCAGCGTCTTCTCGTCCTGCAGCACTCTACCCTGGTAGATTAGTCTCTGCTTTTCCACTGGGATATCCACTGACGCAGATATGTGTTCTTTGAACCTCTTCAATGTCAACTAAAGGATAAATAACAGGCTCAGTGCATCACTAGTACAGGGCTGAATAAATGCATGTCTCACTCATAAGTGTACAGCATAAAAGACTACAACGAAGTTACCTGGAATCCAAACGGATATACGCCATTGGATTTCAGGCTAAAACAGAAGTCACAGCCTACCTCTCTCCGGACAGTGTAGCTCCTGCTCCGGGAGTCCAGGGTCTTCACTGTAACCTCTATGGTGCTTGCTgactcctccatgtttctctgctAAGAGCACAGATAAATACAGTCAGAAAATATACTTTATCCTAAAATGTCCAGCCATGAAGAcaactggggtgtattcattgcaGAAACCGCTTAAGAACCAAATTGAAGCAAACGGAAAGGAGGGACCTAACGTTACCCGAATATGTCCAATAGAAACTTTCGTTTGAGTTTTCAGTTTGGAGTAAACGGTTtctgtagcaaaatgttttgcaacataatcggtctaatgattacacccctgaTGTTTATCCCATCACCTCTCGATTAGTGGTTAATAAATCGTTGAGTACAATACCTGTATTCTCACTTGAATCGAGGCTGTTATTAGTTTGCTAGCAAGCTACCTAATCTACATGTATTTAAATCAGGAAGCCAGCTGACGTTTatgtttaatttaacctttatttaactaggcaagtcagctaagaacaaattcttaattacaatgacggcctatcccgaacgacgctgggccaattaagcgccgccctatgggactgccAATTACgaccggatgtgattcagccgtTAATCTCAATTATAATTGATTTTGTCTTCGTTCAACGTCATAGCACGGAAATACACTGTTGATGAAATTGAAATGGCGTTACATGAGCAATTATCTACTTTGTCTATTCAAATATTTACAGTTCATATGCCGTTGAATGGTTGCTAAAAAGTGCGACACCATCTAGTGCAAGGACCCATATGACGCACAAAATGGGGAGTGTCCATTATAAATGCCTGTTTGTTTTGGTACGAGTCTGTGTGCATAagcatgtttcccatgccaataaagccatttgAATTGAGAGCGCGAACACAGCAATAACTGTAGACTCGAAAACAAATTGTACAAATTATCAATTTACAGTTGCATTTTAACATCAGTGTATCTAATGCACTTGAATGCACACGCTCCCTCTTAACGCGCTCACTCTCTGGGCCTTGGGAATTAGATTTGGAGTGGTGTTAACTTTAATTCATCCCGCTCTCTTTCCTCATCAGTTTGAGTTTAAACCGGTCTATTTTTAGCTGACGCCAAGATGGTGTGTGTTCATGGGCGCAATGTTAACCTATTACCTTCATGACAGAACGTTCAGAACTAGACCGTTGAGCACAAATACCACAGACATTGCGTTCACCTTTCATGTGTTCTCTTATTGGTGCAGATATAAGGCAGTTGGCGAGGAGATAGGCTAATTGCCATAGGCGCAGAATAGAAATCAGCCGAATATCTATTTCAGGAGTAGAGCTCCTACTAGTGGAAATAAAAACACTGCAGTTGTGGAAATGTCATGATTTAATTCTCAACATTGCAGGCATGGAGCACTGCATAGGTATTCATAATTTCCAATCCACTTTCTTACTAAATGAATACTCAAAAACATTCAAAGATTTATATACCACAAATGTACAACATACAAAAGGTGTCGCCAAACTACagagaattcaaaaacaaaaccAGTACGAAAAGGCAATAGATTGATTGCTTATCATAAAGGTCagaactgatcccagatcagtttCATGATTGCCGATGCTTAAATGGTTCATGTTAGAATTTCAGCAAGGTGAGATGATCTTAGATCTTTGCCTAAGGGCAACTTACTTCCAGAGTGATATGAGAGGTAACTAAAAAAAAGAGGGAAACATCTTAACTGAATATTTTAACTGAGGCTATGTCcgaaatgcaccctattccctatatagtgcactgcttttgaccagagacaaatgtgcactatatagagtatagggtgccatttgagatggatCCCAACTCTGGTACTCTGTTCATCCAATAAGAAAAGAG includes:
- the LOC115128585 gene encoding large proline-rich protein BAG6-like isoform X1, which produces MEESASTIEVTVKTLDSRSRSYTVRRELTLKRFKEHISASVDIPVEKQRLIYQGRVLQDEKTLNDYNVADKVIHLVERAPPQTSQSAGGRGRVSSGGTEGGATSSSQGGPQDRNGNSYVMLGTFNLPINIMDSQQIQMQVQQMMAGVGEAGRNTRRNGSIDMHINIDQSVQSEPRMRLQLAENFLRETQSLLNRLEGQPSDVPSRAEPETSQSTSSSSAATKGAAQPMDTSPLAPPPPPSTQTEGPPHSGPNSAELVVVLSEVRRLQERLGPFIERTNSILGASADYINTQESEEDQHVLNLVGEALSLLGNTLVTLSDLCCNMATPSPRHLHVVRPMSHYGSPVLLQGGMPHHVPRNLGTTMTSNGRQAAEGLAQPSQAPGPPESQALPPQPNSANQQPGQGQGAPHVIRITHQTMQPVIMMQMNLDDSGSSPQVQGQQIPIGTGQSGATPVHIPDLPPEFMQVIIHQISQQTGHPGQPGAGVPGTTSSSEPSAPHSHLPPGARVVVTHPSFSPHIPQPVVTNINLGASVPSTGGQHNLQGTPLAHSPVCQISGLVGQLLMPGQQMPGHQGDQTSTSSSLSTSSNPVPPLPSGETTSGQTTTSVGQPSEGVAEANLTQLLGSLLGGAGGPGAPGSGANPQITVTVPGVPGFFHGMSEFTQANQPVFSRPTTSPGQEPPPDQGTPAPPQVAPGCVGDPSLSPELFTGIVQGVLSTMMGAPQGNGESIAQFIQRLSQTTNLFTPGSGDAVGFFGDLLSLVGHSFSMVDMVLLLHGNAQPISRIQSQLTDFFSQHYLQGPEPTDANINKQTTWSLQAASEDLVNGLEEYITESFATVTVREGVDIIQTNMAFLRQQFTCMATHILRCTDHTFGHRLLLRCTQGLFECLALNLYCLRGEQGALTQVLNHHIRRMSAEVNPSLVNWLTSILTMRLHVILEHNPVTEDHIQHYVIHTRRAEPEAQAGQQTGTQNMVMAEGLSPATTAGEAMVSSGDRQEVGASPEVTTTSRRASSGEIGRAVAMAAGGRDESVGDVEPWAAAVPPEWVPIIRRDMLSQRKITQPPLSDAYHHGMPAKRRKTHQGEGPQLSLSVAVSRAARAAGAIPVTSPDSLQGELEEPELQDAYQEQVRSDIKERVRGDQDFSSQCFPNTHRAFSLDDS
- the LOC115128585 gene encoding large proline-rich protein BAG6-like isoform X2, which codes for MEESASTIEVTVKTLDSRSRSYTVRRELTLKRFKEHISASVDIPVEKQRLIYQGRVLQDEKTLNDYNVADKVIHLVERAPPQTSQSAGGRGRVSSGGTEGGATSSSQGGPQDRNGNSYVMLGTFNLPINIMDSQQIQMQVQQMMAGVGEAGRNTRRNGSIDMHINIDQSVQSEPRMRLQLAENFLRETQSLLNRLEGQPSDVPSRAEPETSQSTSSSSAATKGAAQPMDTSPLAPPPPPSTQTEGPPHSGPNSAELVVVLSEVRRLQERLGPFIERTNSILGASADYINTQESEEDQHVLNLVGEALSLLGNTLVTLSDLCCNMATPSPRHLHVVRPMSHYGSPVLLQGGMPHHVPRNLGTTMTSNGRQAAEGLAQPSQAPGPPESQALPPQPNSANQQPGQGQGAPHVIRITHQTMQPVIMMQMNLDDSGSSPQVQGQQIPIGTGQSGATPVHIPDLPPEFMQVIIHQISQQTGHPGQPGAGVPGTTSSSEPSAPHSHLPPGARVVVTHPSFSPHIPQPVVTNINLGASVPSTGGQHNLQGTPLAHSPVCQISGLVGQLLMPGQQMPGHQGDQTSTSSSLSTSSNPVPPLPSGETTSGQTTTSVGQPSEGVAEANLTQLLGSLLGGAGGPGAPGSGANPQITVTVPGVPGFFHGMSEFTQANQPVFSRPTTSPGQEPPPDQGTPAPPQVAPGCVGDPSLSPELFTGIVQGVLSTMMGAPQGNGESIAQFIQRLSQTTNLFTPGSGDAVGFFGDLLSLVGHSFSMVDMVLLLHGNAQPISRIQSQLTDFFSQHYLQGPEPTDANINAASEDLVNGLEEYITESFATVTVREGVDIIQTNMAFLRQQFTCMATHILRCTDHTFGHRLLLRCTQGLFECLALNLYCLRGEQGALTQVLNHHIRRMSAEVNPSLVNWLTSILTMRLHVILEHNPVTEDHIQHYVIHTRRAEPEAQAGQQTGTQNMVMAEGLSPATTAGEAMVSSGDRQEVGASPEVTTTSRRASSGEIGRAVAMAAGGRDESVGDVEPWAAAVPPEWVPIIRRDMLSQRKITQPPLSDAYHHGMPAKRRKTHQGEGPQLSLSVAVSRAARAAGAIPVTSPDSLQGELEEPELQDAYQEQVRSDIKERVRGDQDFSSQCFPNTHRAFSLDDS